The following are encoded in a window of Staphylospora marina genomic DNA:
- a CDS encoding M20/M25/M40 family metallo-hydrolase, giving the protein MVNEQRLIDEFMELVRTDSETGDERAICDLLKHKLEQLGLEVVEDDSAAKTGHGAGNIVATLRGTVSEAPVIYFTAHMDTVAPGKGVNPSIKDGYIVSDGTTVLGSDNKAGLAALLEGIRILKERNLKHGTIQFVITAGEESGLNGSRHLDRSLLKAEFGFALDSDGKVGEIVTSAPSQVKILATIRGRAAHAGVNPEAGVSAIQVASKAISRMKLGRIDEETTANIGMFRGGTASNVVPDRVEILAEARSRDPKKLEAQVSHMVRAFHDAATESGARAEVEAKVIYPGFKFGEEDLVVKKAVAAVKKVGREPVIASSGGGSDANVISGYGIPTVNLGIGYEFIHTTKERIPVAELVKSAELVVALVEECAKVPAVVV; this is encoded by the coding sequence ATGGTCAACGAACAACGACTGATCGACGAATTCATGGAACTTGTGAGGACCGACAGTGAGACCGGTGATGAACGGGCCATTTGTGACCTCCTGAAACACAAACTGGAACAACTCGGCCTCGAAGTGGTGGAAGATGACTCTGCCGCCAAAACCGGTCACGGAGCCGGAAATATTGTTGCGACTCTCCGGGGCACGGTTTCCGAGGCCCCGGTCATCTATTTCACCGCCCATATGGACACGGTGGCTCCGGGAAAAGGGGTGAATCCGTCCATCAAAGACGGCTACATCGTCTCCGACGGAACCACCGTGCTCGGCAGTGACAACAAGGCCGGTCTGGCTGCTTTGCTCGAAGGGATTCGCATTCTGAAAGAGCGCAACCTGAAACACGGAACCATTCAATTCGTCATCACGGCCGGCGAGGAGTCGGGATTGAACGGTTCGCGCCATCTGGACCGTTCCCTGCTCAAGGCCGAATTCGGATTTGCCCTGGATTCGGACGGAAAAGTGGGTGAAATTGTCACGTCAGCGCCTTCGCAGGTGAAAATCCTGGCCACCATCCGGGGCCGGGCCGCTCATGCCGGGGTCAATCCCGAAGCAGGCGTCAGCGCCATCCAGGTGGCCAGCAAAGCGATTTCGCGGATGAAGTTGGGGCGGATTGACGAAGAAACCACGGCCAACATCGGCATGTTCCGCGGAGGAACCGCCAGCAACGTCGTTCCGGACCGGGTGGAAATTCTCGCCGAGGCGCGCAGCCGTGACCCGAAAAAGCTGGAAGCACAAGTCAGTCATATGGTCAGGGCATTTCATGATGCGGCGACGGAGTCGGGAGCGCGGGCCGAAGTGGAAGCGAAAGTCATCTACCCCGGCTTCAAGTTCGGCGAGGAGGACCTGGTGGTGAAAAAGGCTGTTGCCGCGGTGAAAAAAGTGGGGCGTGAACCGGTCATCGCGTCCAGCGGCGGCGGCAGCGACGCCAATGTAATTTCCGGATACGGAATCCCCACCGTCAACCTGGGAATCGGTTACGAATTCATCCACACGACCAAAGAGCGAATCCCCGTCGCCGAGTTGGTCAAGTCGGCCGAGTTGGTCGTGGCGCTGGTGGAAGAGTGCGCCAAAGTGCCGGCCGTGGTTGTGTGA
- the lipB gene encoding lipoyl(octanoyl) transferase LipB: MFHIHRLGLVPYMEAWDLQKDWVAKIDAGESGNRLLLLEHPHTITLGRGFHQENLIFSKEYYDRQGISIVEIDRGGDVTYHGPGQLVGYPIFHLGERGNDSHGYLRDLEEALIIALKEFGIEGGRKAPYTGVWVGDVKIAAIGVKFNRGRKNRGYITSHGFALNVNTDLRYFNLIIPCGIREFGVTSMQQILGREVDVNHVMDAVVRGFEQVFGWKAEPAE, encoded by the coding sequence ATGTTTCACATTCACAGACTTGGTCTCGTTCCGTATATGGAAGCTTGGGATCTGCAGAAAGATTGGGTGGCCAAAATCGATGCGGGCGAATCCGGAAACCGCCTGCTCCTGCTCGAACACCCGCACACCATCACATTGGGGCGCGGATTTCACCAGGAAAACCTCATTTTTTCCAAAGAGTATTACGACCGGCAGGGGATTTCCATCGTGGAAATTGACCGGGGAGGCGATGTCACATACCATGGCCCCGGCCAACTCGTGGGCTATCCCATTTTTCATCTCGGCGAACGCGGGAATGATTCACACGGATATTTGCGCGACCTGGAGGAGGCGCTCATCATTGCTCTCAAAGAATTCGGCATTGAAGGCGGTCGCAAAGCCCCTTATACGGGTGTGTGGGTGGGGGACGTGAAAATCGCCGCCATCGGTGTCAAATTCAACCGCGGACGCAAAAACCGCGGATACATCACCAGTCACGGCTTTGCTCTCAACGTAAACACGGATCTCCGTTACTTCAATCTCATCATCCCCTGTGGCATCCGTGAATTCGGCGTCACGTCCATGCAGCAAATCCTGGGACGTGAAGTGGACGTGAATCATGTCATGGATGCCGTGGTGAGGGGGTTTGAGCAAGTGTTCGGCTGGAAGGCGGAACCGGCTGAATAG
- the prli42 gene encoding stressosome-associated protein Prli42 gives MKQPTWVKVVVYVVIFALVLTTLASGAVFFL, from the coding sequence GTGAAGCAACCGACCTGGGTGAAAGTGGTTGTTTACGTCGTGATCTTTGCCCTGGTCCTTACCACCCTGGCTTCCGGGGCGGTATTTTTCCTCTAA
- the mce gene encoding methylmalonyl-CoA epimerase, translated as MKKISHIGIAVKDLQSSVAWYRDVLELEFEGIEEVESEQVRVAFFRIGESRVELLEPMSEQSAIFKFLEKNGEGIHHIAFETERLQERLDALKEKGIRLIHETPKPGAHNMNIAFLHPKATGGVLMELCEPRQEKGDGSEHGHVAKDR; from the coding sequence ATGAAGAAAATCAGCCACATCGGCATTGCCGTGAAAGATCTGCAATCTTCCGTGGCATGGTACCGGGACGTGCTCGAACTTGAATTTGAAGGCATCGAGGAAGTGGAAAGCGAGCAGGTGCGGGTCGCTTTCTTCCGCATCGGGGAAAGCCGGGTGGAACTGCTTGAGCCGATGTCCGAACAGAGTGCGATTTTCAAATTTCTGGAGAAAAACGGCGAAGGCATTCACCACATCGCGTTTGAAACGGAACGGCTCCAGGAACGATTGGACGCATTGAAGGAAAAAGGAATCCGCTTGATTCATGAAACGCCGAAACCGGGAGCCCACAACATGAACATCGCTTTTTTGCACCCGAAAGCCACGGGGGGCGTTCTGATGGAATTGTGCGAGCCGCGGCAGGAGAAGGGAGATGGATCGGAACATGGACATGTGGCAAAAGATCGATGA
- a CDS encoding cobalamin B12-binding domain-containing protein, with product MNRPIRVLIAKPGLDGHDRGALIIAQSLRDEGMEVIYTGLRQSPAQIVATAVQEDVDVIGLSCLSGAHNELFPEVVRLLEEQGAGDILVVGGGVIPQEDIPFLKEKGILAVFTPGTSTREVAEFIRKAVAERKA from the coding sequence ATGAACAGACCGATTCGTGTGCTCATCGCCAAACCCGGATTGGACGGGCATGACCGGGGGGCGCTCATCATCGCCCAGTCCTTGCGCGATGAAGGAATGGAAGTGATTTACACGGGACTTCGCCAGTCGCCGGCGCAGATCGTGGCCACGGCCGTGCAGGAAGACGTGGACGTGATCGGTCTCTCCTGTTTGTCGGGCGCGCACAATGAACTGTTTCCGGAAGTGGTGAGGCTGTTGGAGGAGCAGGGAGCCGGAGACATCCTGGTGGTCGGAGGCGGCGTGATTCCGCAGGAAGATATCCCGTTCCTCAAGGAAAAAGGCATTCTCGCCGTGTTCACCCCGGGAACGTCCACCCGCGAAGTGGCCGAATTCATCCGGAAAGCCGTGGCGGAAAGGAAGGCTTGA
- a CDS encoding acyl-CoA carboxylase subunit beta, which translates to MWQKIDDLYERRRKVELGGGDRRIRAQHDRGKLTARERIDLLLDEGTFVELNPFVEHRATLFGMDKMEAPGEGVVTGYGKIHGRLVYVFAQDFTVFGGALGEMHALKIARIMDLAAKNGAPVIGLNDSGGARIQEGVVSLDGYGHIFYRNSVYSGVIPQISVIMGPCAGGAVYSPALTDFVFMVEKTSQMFITGPKVIEAVTREKISSEDLGGARVHAGVSGNAHFTAPSEPEVLEQVRRLLSFLPQNNTEAPPRAEFKEDDGWVEELAEVVPVEETKVYDVRNVIRLVLDHGDFMEVQEQFARNAVVGFGRIAGRPVGIVANQPKMMAGSLDIDSSDKISRFVRFCDCFNIPVITFEDVTGFFPGVNQEHRGIIRHGAKILYAYSEATVPKITVILRKAFGGAYVALNSKAIGADVVYAWPGAEIAVMGAEGAANIIFNREIRESEDPEKTRQARIKEYKEQFSNPYIAAARGMVDDVIDPRETRKMLMHALEMLENKRESRPAKKHGNIPL; encoded by the coding sequence ATGTGGCAAAAGATCGATGACCTGTACGAACGCCGGAGAAAGGTGGAATTGGGCGGCGGTGACCGACGGATCCGTGCCCAGCACGACCGGGGAAAACTGACGGCCCGGGAACGGATCGATCTGTTGCTGGACGAGGGGACCTTCGTGGAGCTGAATCCGTTTGTCGAGCATCGGGCCACCCTGTTCGGCATGGACAAGATGGAAGCCCCCGGAGAAGGGGTGGTGACGGGGTACGGGAAGATCCACGGCCGGCTGGTCTATGTGTTCGCCCAGGATTTCACCGTGTTCGGCGGGGCTTTGGGGGAAATGCACGCACTCAAGATTGCACGCATCATGGATCTGGCTGCAAAGAACGGGGCACCGGTGATCGGGCTGAACGATTCCGGAGGGGCGCGCATCCAGGAGGGAGTCGTCTCCCTTGACGGATACGGACACATCTTTTATCGAAATTCCGTCTATTCCGGAGTGATTCCGCAAATTTCGGTCATCATGGGTCCGTGTGCGGGCGGGGCGGTCTATTCGCCGGCTCTGACCGATTTCGTGTTCATGGTGGAGAAGACCAGCCAGATGTTCATCACCGGGCCGAAAGTGATCGAAGCGGTCACCCGGGAAAAAATTTCTTCCGAGGATCTCGGCGGGGCCCGCGTTCATGCCGGTGTCAGCGGCAACGCCCATTTCACCGCCCCGTCCGAACCGGAAGTGCTGGAACAGGTTCGTCGCCTGCTGAGTTTCCTCCCGCAAAACAACACGGAAGCACCTCCTCGTGCCGAATTCAAGGAAGACGACGGCTGGGTGGAGGAACTGGCGGAAGTCGTTCCCGTGGAGGAAACCAAGGTATATGACGTGAGAAACGTGATCCGGTTGGTGCTGGATCACGGAGATTTCATGGAAGTGCAGGAGCAGTTCGCCCGAAACGCGGTGGTCGGATTCGGACGGATCGCCGGCCGGCCCGTCGGGATTGTGGCGAATCAGCCGAAAATGATGGCGGGCAGCCTGGACATCGATTCTTCCGACAAAATCTCCCGCTTTGTGCGTTTCTGTGACTGTTTCAACATCCCCGTCATCACGTTTGAAGACGTGACCGGATTCTTCCCGGGCGTCAACCAGGAACATCGCGGCATTATCCGGCACGGCGCCAAAATCCTGTATGCGTACTCGGAAGCGACGGTTCCGAAGATCACCGTCATCCTTCGGAAAGCATTCGGCGGCGCTTACGTGGCTCTCAATTCAAAAGCAATCGGGGCGGACGTGGTCTATGCGTGGCCCGGTGCGGAAATCGCCGTGATGGGGGCGGAAGGGGCTGCCAACATCATTTTCAACCGCGAAATCCGGGAAAGCGAAGATCCGGAAAAAACCAGACAGGCCCGGATCAAGGAGTACAAGGAACAATTCTCCAATCCGTACATCGCCGCCGCGCGCGGCATGGTTGACGACGTCATCGATCCCCGGGAAACCCGCAAAATGCTGATGCATGCGTTGGAAATGCTGGAAAACAAACGGGAATCCCGGCCGGCCAAAAAGCACGGAAACATCCCGCTGTGA
- a CDS encoding acyl-CoA mutase large subunit family protein, whose amino-acid sequence MGHEKSWEKRVRDWEENTERLLEKKPERKERFETLSGIPVKRLYTKEDLPAAAAEELPGEYPYTRGIHPTMYRGKLWTMRQYAGFGSASETNRRFRYLLEQGQTGLSVAFDLPTQIGYDSDDPMSVGEVGKVGVAIDSLEDMEKLFDGIPLDKVSTSMTINAPASVLLAMYVAVGEKQGVKSEQLRGTIQNDILKEYIARGTYIFPPKPSMRLITDIFAWCAKHVPKWNTISISGYHIREAGSTAVQEVAFTLADGIAYVQAAIDAGLDVDQFAPRLSFFFNAHNHFFEEIAKFRAARRLWARIMKERFGASNERSLQLRFHTQTGGSTLTAQQPDNNIVRVTLQALAAVLGGTQSLHTNSRDEALALPTEESARIALRTQQIIAFESGVADTVDPLGGSWYIESLTDEIEREAMKYIEQIDAMGGAVSAVEQGFMQREIHRVALETQRKIESGEEIVVGVNQFRLDHEPQPELMRVDPEIARQQIEALQALRNKRDGAAVQETLSRLKRAAEGTDNLMPYILDAVRAYATVGEICHTLRSVFGEYKPV is encoded by the coding sequence ATGGGTCATGAGAAGTCTTGGGAAAAACGTGTCCGGGACTGGGAAGAGAATACCGAACGTCTGCTGGAAAAAAAACCGGAGCGAAAAGAACGCTTTGAAACACTTTCGGGGATTCCCGTGAAGCGTCTATATACGAAAGAGGATTTGCCGGCAGCGGCCGCGGAGGAACTGCCGGGAGAATATCCTTACACCCGTGGAATCCATCCCACCATGTACCGCGGGAAGTTGTGGACCATGCGCCAATATGCCGGATTCGGTTCGGCATCGGAGACCAATCGTCGTTTCCGTTATCTGCTGGAGCAGGGACAGACCGGACTGTCCGTGGCGTTTGACTTGCCGACGCAGATCGGATATGACTCCGACGATCCCATGTCCGTGGGTGAAGTGGGAAAAGTGGGCGTGGCCATCGATTCGCTCGAAGACATGGAAAAACTGTTTGACGGCATTCCGCTGGACAAGGTGAGTACGTCGATGACGATCAATGCGCCGGCATCCGTGTTGCTGGCCATGTATGTCGCCGTCGGCGAGAAGCAGGGAGTGAAATCCGAACAGCTCCGCGGTACCATCCAAAATGACATTCTGAAAGAGTACATTGCCCGGGGCACTTACATTTTTCCTCCGAAACCGTCCATGCGACTGATCACCGACATTTTTGCGTGGTGCGCCAAACATGTGCCGAAGTGGAACACGATCAGCATCAGCGGCTATCACATCCGGGAGGCCGGTTCGACGGCGGTTCAGGAAGTGGCGTTCACCTTGGCGGACGGAATCGCCTACGTACAGGCGGCCATTGACGCCGGACTGGACGTGGACCAATTTGCACCGCGACTTTCATTCTTTTTCAACGCGCACAATCATTTCTTCGAGGAAATTGCCAAGTTCCGGGCCGCCCGTCGTTTGTGGGCACGGATCATGAAGGAGCGTTTCGGCGCGTCGAACGAGCGCTCGTTACAACTCCGGTTCCACACGCAGACCGGAGGCTCCACGCTGACGGCCCAGCAGCCCGACAACAATATTGTGCGGGTTACGCTTCAGGCATTGGCCGCCGTGCTCGGCGGAACGCAAAGCCTGCACACCAATTCGCGGGATGAGGCTCTGGCGCTGCCGACGGAAGAATCGGCGCGCATCGCGCTGCGCACCCAGCAGATCATCGCATTCGAAAGCGGAGTTGCCGACACGGTGGACCCGCTGGGCGGTTCGTGGTACATCGAATCGCTGACGGATGAAATCGAGCGGGAAGCCATGAAATACATTGAACAGATCGACGCGATGGGCGGAGCGGTGTCCGCCGTGGAACAAGGGTTCATGCAACGGGAAATCCATCGGGTGGCGCTGGAGACCCAACGCAAGATCGAATCGGGAGAAGAGATCGTCGTCGGCGTGAACCAGTTCCGCCTGGACCATGAACCGCAACCGGAACTGATGCGGGTGGATCCCGAAATCGCCCGACAGCAAATCGAGGCACTTCAAGCTCTTCGCAACAAGCGGGACGGTGCGGCGGTGCAGGAAACGCTTTCCCGGCTGAAACGGGCCGCCGAAGGTACGGACAATCTGATGCCGTACATTCTTGACGCGGTCAGGGCATACGCCACCGTGGGAGAAATCTGCCATACGCTCAGAAGTGTGTTCGGAGAATACAAACCGGTGTGA
- a CDS encoding cysteine dioxygenase has translation MCLPDRLLKALQSLRQPSSEELERAVRNAGVTLQCVKPYLRERTPPFRYGRNVLLKTGLFEAVVVCLPEHVETPVHGHGDSICCVQVLEGTVTNRLRSPDAPEEIVDERTFRSGEFLHTLRGQIHSMYNPGPGRAVTLHLYTPPLPETAVDTTSP, from the coding sequence ATGTGTTTGCCTGACCGACTCCTGAAAGCGCTTCAATCCCTCCGTCAACCGTCGTCCGAAGAGTTGGAACGAGCCGTCAGAAACGCGGGCGTCACCCTGCAATGCGTGAAGCCGTATCTGAGGGAACGGACTCCGCCTTTCCGGTACGGTCGAAACGTCCTGCTGAAAACCGGTTTGTTTGAAGCCGTCGTGGTCTGCCTGCCGGAGCACGTGGAAACGCCTGTCCACGGACACGGCGATTCCATCTGCTGCGTGCAGGTGCTGGAGGGGACTGTGACCAATCGACTGCGTTCCCCCGACGCTCCGGAGGAAATCGTCGATGAGCGGACATTCCGTTCCGGTGAATTTTTGCACACCTTGCGGGGACAGATTCATTCCATGTACAATCCCGGACCGGGTCGTGCCGTCACCCTCCACCTGTACACCCCTCCTCTGCCCGAAACGGCCGTCGACACCACTTCCCCGTAA